In the Thermodesulfobacteriota bacterium genome, one interval contains:
- a CDS encoding N-acetylneuraminate synthase family protein, with protein MVNSMLWKQAVTRQTPFLIAEIGVNHENDIKIAKKMIDEAKKAGADAVKFQTYKAEKLAVKNSPAYWDRTKEKTDSQYQLFKKYDKFGEKEFILLADYCKKKGIIFLSTPFDFAAVDFLDRLVPFFKISSSDITNIPFIRYIARKRKPIILSTGAATIAEIDEAVSTIREKGNKVALLHCILDYPTQFENANLNMIKHMKNIYPDLPVGYSDHTVPDDNMLVLTMAFLSGAQIIEKHFTLDKSLPGNDHYHAMDPDDIKIFKNNLDLILTIGGEYYKKPLVCERVSRKNARRSLVANTAIRKGEIITTEMLTMKRPGTGISPRFFDQVVGRRADRYIAEDEIITWRMLI; from the coding sequence ATGGTTAATTCCATGTTATGGAAACAGGCCGTTACCCGACAAACCCCTTTTCTTATCGCTGAAATTGGTGTCAATCATGAAAACGATATAAAAATAGCAAAAAAAATGATCGATGAAGCTAAGAAAGCAGGCGCGGATGCAGTAAAGTTTCAGACTTACAAGGCTGAAAAACTGGCTGTCAAGAATAGCCCGGCATATTGGGATCGGACAAAAGAAAAAACAGACTCTCAATATCAATTATTTAAGAAGTATGATAAGTTCGGTGAAAAAGAGTTCATATTGTTAGCCGATTATTGCAAGAAAAAAGGCATCATTTTTCTATCCACACCTTTTGATTTTGCAGCGGTAGATTTTCTGGATAGGCTGGTTCCTTTTTTCAAGATCTCATCATCAGATATTACCAATATCCCTTTTATCCGGTATATCGCTCGGAAAAGAAAACCCATTATCCTGTCTACTGGCGCTGCGACCATAGCGGAGATTGACGAAGCAGTCAGTACTATCAGGGAGAAAGGCAATAAGGTTGCCTTGCTGCATTGTATATTAGACTATCCCACTCAATTTGAAAATGCCAATCTCAACATGATCAAGCATATGAAGAATATCTATCCGGACCTGCCCGTTGGGTATTCCGATCATACTGTTCCCGATGATAATATGTTGGTTCTTACTATGGCTTTTTTGTCAGGGGCTCAGATTATCGAAAAACATTTCACTCTTGATAAATCCCTTCCAGGGAACGACCACTATCATGCCATGGATCCAGATGATATTAAAATTTTTAAGAACAACCTGGATCTGATCTTGACAATTGGCGGCGAATACTACAAGAAGCCTCTGGTTTGTGAAAGGGTCTCAAGGAAAAATGCCAGGCGCAGTCTTGTTGCCAATACCGCCATAAGAAAAGGAGAGATCATTACAACCGAGATGTTGACTATGAAACGTCCTGGAACCGGTATTTCCCCAAGGTTTTTCGACCAGGTGGTCGGACGAAGGGCAGATAGATACATTGCGGAAGATGAGATCATAACATGGAGAATGTTGATCTGA